From a region of the Haloferax volcanii DS2 genome:
- a CDS encoding winged helix-turn-helix domain-containing protein, translating to MLWWLIGGSRGGRNRLRIIRALDDMPMNANQLSNELDLDYKTTQHHLELLVENNVLMTMGDNYGKTYFLTDQMEANLDVLDEVARKADLDDVTVGGDDA from the coding sequence GTGCTGTGGTGGCTTATCGGCGGGTCGCGCGGGGGACGAAACCGCCTGCGAATTATCCGCGCGCTCGACGACATGCCGATGAACGCCAACCAACTCTCGAACGAACTCGACCTCGACTACAAGACCACACAGCACCACTTGGAACTCCTCGTCGAGAACAACGTGTTGATGACTATGGGTGACAACTACGGAAAGACGTACTTTCTGACCGACCAGATGGAAGCCAACCTCGACGTACTCGACGAGGTGGCTCGAAAGGCCGACTTAGACGACGTGACGGTCGGAGGTGACGACGCGTGA
- a CDS encoding RAD55 family ATPase, giving the protein MRIPSGVSGFDELIQGGFLPRRLYALSGPPGSGKTTFTAQFMAEGLRNGEKCMYITMHETEDELVNDMSSFDFGFETLASSEGFRFINLVSPKGKHILNQFSQTGGSSSVQSLTDKIVAFVNSRQVDRLVIDSTMLLRLFFANGSEEMTRFLTALKQGDATTLLISEMTDPSSYSDEHFLAHGVVFFHNYLEATGMTRGIQVIKMRGTNIDCDIRSLEFTDNGLVVDPRSKVDL; this is encoded by the coding sequence ATGCGGATTCCGAGTGGGGTAAGCGGGTTCGACGAGCTCATTCAGGGTGGCTTCCTTCCGCGCCGACTGTACGCCCTGAGCGGACCGCCGGGGAGCGGAAAGACGACGTTCACGGCGCAGTTCATGGCCGAGGGACTTCGTAACGGCGAGAAGTGTATGTACATCACCATGCACGAGACCGAAGACGAACTCGTCAACGACATGTCGAGTTTCGACTTCGGCTTCGAGACGCTCGCTAGTTCCGAGGGCTTTCGCTTCATCAACCTCGTGAGCCCGAAGGGGAAACACATCCTCAATCAGTTCTCACAGACCGGAGGGTCGTCGAGCGTCCAGAGCCTCACCGACAAAATCGTCGCGTTCGTCAACTCCCGGCAGGTCGACCGCCTCGTCATCGACTCGACGATGCTGCTTCGGCTGTTTTTCGCCAACGGCTCCGAGGAGATGACGCGGTTTCTGACGGCGCTCAAGCAGGGCGACGCCACGACGCTTCTCATCTCCGAGATGACGGACCCCTCGTCGTACTCCGACGAGCACTTCCTCGCCCACGGCGTGGTGTTCTTCCACAACTATCTGGAGGCGACGGGGATGACACGCGGCATTCAGGTCATCAAGATGCGCGGAACGAACATCGACTGCGACATCCGGTCGCTCGAGTTCACCGACAACGGACTGGTCGTCGACCCCCGGTCGAAGGTCGACCTCTGA
- a CDS encoding CehA/McbA family metallohydrolase → MSALTVRIDPHVHSEGSYDAHDSVELILEQAAEIGLDAVVVTDHDVIDESLRAAQLAPMYGLVGIPGVEVSTADGHLLALGVEELPPRRRPLDETARWVRERGGVAIVPHPFQRSRHGIGRRRLGRYHDAAGGDAFDAIETYNSWLFTGYKNRRARRFAAKRQYPGVAGSDAHRVGYVGRAYTEIDIPDVSRASLTADDILTAIRSGSTEVQGRRTPIPTSTKHYAGAAGRKSAYYAKRGALGSALLAKKGAFKSGYYAKLGALKSGSLAKTGVAQAARMLYRLSPLSR, encoded by the coding sequence GTGTCCGCGCTGACCGTCCGCATCGACCCCCACGTACACTCGGAAGGCTCGTACGACGCGCACGACTCGGTGGAGCTCATCTTGGAGCAGGCCGCCGAAATCGGGTTGGACGCCGTCGTCGTCACCGACCACGACGTCATCGACGAGTCGCTCCGAGCGGCGCAACTCGCCCCCATGTACGGTCTCGTGGGCATCCCCGGCGTGGAAGTCTCGACGGCCGACGGCCACCTGCTCGCGCTCGGCGTGGAGGAGCTACCGCCGCGGCGTCGCCCGCTGGACGAGACGGCGCGCTGGGTGCGCGAGCGCGGCGGCGTCGCCATCGTCCCCCACCCGTTCCAGCGGAGCCGACACGGCATCGGTCGCCGTCGGCTCGGCCGGTATCACGACGCCGCGGGCGGCGACGCCTTCGACGCCATCGAGACGTACAACTCGTGGCTGTTCACGGGCTACAAGAACCGCCGCGCCCGCCGGTTCGCGGCGAAGCGCCAGTACCCAGGCGTCGCCGGCAGCGACGCCCACCGGGTCGGGTACGTCGGCCGCGCCTACACGGAAATCGACATCCCCGACGTGTCGCGCGCTTCGCTCACGGCCGACGACATCCTGACCGCCATCCGCAGCGGCTCGACCGAGGTACAGGGCCGCCGGACGCCGATTCCGACGAGCACCAAACACTACGCCGGCGCGGCCGGCCGGAAGTCCGCGTACTACGCCAAGCGCGGGGCGCTCGGGAGCGCGCTCCTCGCCAAGAAAGGCGCGTTCAAGTCCGGCTACTACGCGAAACTCGGCGCGCTCAAAAGCGGGTCGCTGGCGAAGACGGGCGTCGCGCAGGCCGCGCGGATGCTCTACCGGCTGTCGCCGCTGTCGCGGTAG
- a CDS encoding helix-hairpin-helix domain-containing protein, whose product MKVCLTDGTSFECGGYKALDSGGVVLTADRKRKQVVGYVPADALVYVLPDDVAPGDSLADADDGNGDEPEDDDADTDADDASEGDEDENEGEADDAGDEHEAGDGETDDSGSDDSDRTTVEAGVDPDVAGVTGVADRETEHTHDDLAARIDEIDGRVDGLDGRVDAMTEQLAAVVSAGGVDAEEAEEARDPEDPRNIRGIGEAYATRLRTAGIHTVTALREASDEELAAAADVSARRVTDWKRRAERYAEQQAADGDTEPENDVDTENETDDATDDG is encoded by the coding sequence ATGAAAGTGTGTCTCACAGACGGAACCAGCTTCGAGTGCGGCGGCTACAAGGCGCTCGACTCCGGCGGGGTCGTCCTCACCGCAGACAGGAAGCGCAAACAGGTCGTCGGCTACGTGCCGGCGGACGCGCTGGTCTACGTCCTCCCCGACGACGTGGCACCGGGCGATTCGCTCGCCGATGCGGACGACGGCAACGGAGACGAGCCCGAAGACGACGACGCCGACACCGATGCGGACGACGCGTCCGAAGGTGACGAAGACGAAAACGAGGGCGAAGCCGACGATGCCGGAGACGAACACGAGGCCGGCGACGGCGAGACAGACGACAGCGGCAGCGACGACTCCGACCGGACCACCGTCGAAGCCGGGGTCGACCCGGACGTGGCCGGCGTGACCGGCGTCGCCGACCGGGAGACCGAGCACACTCACGACGACCTCGCGGCGCGCATCGACGAAATCGACGGCCGAGTTGACGGTCTCGACGGCCGGGTGGACGCGATGACCGAACAGCTCGCGGCGGTCGTCTCGGCTGGCGGCGTCGATGCCGAGGAGGCCGAAGAAGCACGCGACCCCGAGGACCCGCGGAACATCCGCGGCATCGGCGAGGCGTACGCGACCCGGCTCCGGACGGCGGGCATCCACACCGTGACGGCGCTCCGCGAGGCGTCGGACGAGGAACTCGCCGCCGCCGCGGACGTGTCGGCGCGGCGGGTCACCGACTGGAAACGGCGGGCCGAGCGGTACGCCGAGCAACAGGCCGCGGACGGTGATACCGAACCGGAGAATGACGTAGACACCGAAAACGAGACCGACGACGCGACCGATGACGGGTAG
- the msrB gene encoding peptide-methionine (R)-S-oxide reductase MsrB produces the protein MSDSEFSLSESEWRERLSEDAYRVLREQGTEPRFSGEHVDRSDDGVYRCAGCGAELFDSETKYDSNCGWPSFYAAEDSNIELRRDLSHGMDRTEVVCSTCDGHLGHVFDDGPEPTGKRFCINSVALDFEADEN, from the coding sequence ATGAGCGACAGCGAATTCAGCCTCTCCGAGTCCGAGTGGCGCGAGCGACTCTCGGAGGACGCCTATCGCGTCCTCCGCGAACAGGGGACCGAGCCGCGGTTCTCCGGCGAGCACGTCGACCGGAGCGACGACGGCGTCTACCGATGCGCCGGCTGCGGGGCCGAGCTGTTCGACTCGGAGACGAAGTACGACTCGAACTGCGGGTGGCCGAGCTTCTACGCCGCCGAGGACTCGAACATCGAGCTTCGGCGCGACCTGAGCCACGGCATGGACCGCACCGAGGTCGTCTGTTCGACCTGCGACGGCCACCTCGGGCACGTCTTCGACGACGGACCGGAGCCGACCGGCAAGCGCTTCTGTATCAACTCGGTCGCGCTCGACTTCGAGGCGGACGAGAACTAA
- a CDS encoding HAD family hydrolase, protein MYDSVIFDHDGVLTTLVALPPLRDATWDAFDELGVSDPDPDHVEQVVIHVTPEDVRAAAEPYGLDPEALFRVRDERQSAAQRRAIADGRKVPYDDFDALRRIDAPMGIVSSNQQATIDFVVDHLDAADLFGTAYGREPSMTSLHRKKPEPYYLERAMADLGVESPLFVGDSDSDIAAAEAAGVDSAFICRGHRADHTPTPDPTHEIAGLDDLLELDGVPVAAGEAGASAPSDPAADGGREGGASSR, encoded by the coding sequence ATGTACGACTCGGTCATCTTCGACCACGACGGCGTGTTGACGACGCTCGTCGCACTCCCTCCCCTCCGCGACGCGACGTGGGACGCCTTCGACGAACTCGGCGTTTCGGACCCCGACCCGGACCACGTCGAGCAGGTGGTCATCCACGTCACGCCCGAGGACGTGCGCGCCGCCGCCGAGCCCTACGGCCTCGACCCCGAGGCGCTGTTCCGCGTCCGCGACGAACGCCAGTCGGCCGCCCAACGGCGGGCCATCGCCGACGGCCGGAAAGTCCCCTACGACGACTTCGACGCGCTCCGCCGCATCGACGCCCCGATGGGCATCGTCTCCAGCAACCAGCAGGCGACCATCGACTTCGTCGTCGACCACCTCGACGCCGCGGACCTGTTCGGCACCGCCTACGGCCGCGAGCCCTCGATGACGAGCCTCCACCGCAAGAAACCCGAACCCTACTACCTCGAACGCGCCATGGCCGACCTCGGCGTCGAGTCGCCGCTGTTCGTCGGCGACAGCGACAGCGACATCGCCGCCGCCGAGGCCGCGGGCGTCGATTCCGCGTTCATCTGTCGGGGCCACCGCGCCGACCACACGCCGACGCCCGACCCGACCCACGAAATCGCCGGCCTCGACGACCTGCTCGAACTCGACGGCGTCCCGGTCGCGGCCGGCGAGGCGGGCGCGTCCGCACCGTCCGACCCCGCGGCCGACGGCGGCCGCGAGGGCGGAGCGTCGTCCCGATGA
- a CDS encoding aldo/keto reductase has translation MTASLPRIGLGTMGLDTPDEAAAVTTALELGYRHVDTAQIYGNEAVVGDALAAADVPREDVTLATRVWADSLAPADVRRTTRESLEKLGTDSVDLLYVHRPIDTYDPEATLAAFDELVDDGLARGVGVSNFTAAELDEALDLLDAPLVAHQTEYHPLFQRSELLDHAEERGYDVVAYSPLSGGRVRDVDEVVAVAEKHDATPEAVSLAWLAAKGLCPIPKASSERHLRANLDAVSLELDAADVAAIDSIESEVELFPE, from the coding sequence ATGACCGCCTCGCTCCCCCGCATCGGTCTCGGGACGATGGGCCTCGACACGCCCGACGAGGCCGCCGCCGTGACGACGGCGCTGGAGTTGGGTTACCGACACGTCGACACCGCGCAGATTTACGGGAACGAGGCGGTCGTCGGCGACGCGCTCGCGGCCGCCGACGTCCCCCGTGAGGACGTGACGCTCGCCACCAGGGTCTGGGCGGACAGCCTCGCGCCCGCCGACGTGCGCCGGACGACCCGCGAGAGCCTCGAAAAGCTCGGAACCGACTCCGTCGACCTCCTGTACGTCCACCGCCCCATCGACACTTACGACCCCGAGGCGACGCTTGCGGCCTTCGACGAACTCGTCGACGACGGCCTCGCCCGTGGGGTCGGCGTGAGCAACTTCACCGCCGCCGAGTTGGACGAGGCGCTCGACCTGCTCGACGCACCGCTCGTCGCTCACCAGACGGAGTACCACCCGCTGTTCCAGCGCTCCGAACTCCTCGACCACGCCGAGGAACGCGGCTACGACGTGGTCGCGTACTCGCCGCTTTCGGGAGGCCGCGTCCGCGACGTGGACGAAGTCGTCGCGGTCGCGGAGAAACACGACGCGACGCCCGAGGCGGTGAGCCTCGCGTGGCTGGCCGCGAAGGGGCTGTGTCCCATCCCGAAGGCGTCGAGCGAGCGCCACCTCCGGGCGAACCTCGACGCCGTCTCGCTGGAACTCGACGCGGCCGACGTGGCGGCCATCGACAGTATCGAATCTGAAGTCGAACTGTTTCCCGAGTGA
- a CDS encoding YgaP family membrane protein, with protein MIRNVGTLDRTVRLALGALLVVGVGSYAGLFSLGFGPVPAALGAAFVAVAGVVLLVTGAGRISPLYLPFGIDTFDDRD; from the coding sequence CACACTCGACCGGACTGTTCGCCTCGCGCTCGGCGCGCTCCTCGTCGTCGGCGTCGGAAGCTACGCGGGGCTGTTCTCGCTCGGGTTCGGCCCGGTTCCCGCGGCGCTCGGTGCCGCGTTCGTCGCCGTCGCCGGCGTCGTCCTGCTCGTGACCGGGGCCGGCCGGATTTCCCCGCTGTACCTGCCGTTCGGCATCGACACGTTCGACGACCGGGACTGA
- the ahbB gene encoding siroheme decarboxylase subunit beta encodes MSALSDDWRDAIDEVDAALIDGYQSGFPVERRPFRVVAAELGIDEDDALDRVRRLRDDGVFRRFGPVLNPPVIGSSTLAAVSAPEERFDEVAEIINGYRQVNHNYRRAHDWNMWFVVTAGSRETRDRILDEIEERTGCEVLNLPMLTDYYIDLEFPIVNDDRFARESLGATDVSATRISEDATGDLSDLEARLLVEIQGGFPLTKTPYRDVADALDAAVDDVLVAVERLLADGCIKRIGCVVNHIVTGFRNNCMVVWNVPDDELDARGEAVGSLPYVTLCYHRPRRPEQGWEYNLFTMIHGRDADAVDEKIDELAADHLPFDHERLYSTAKLKQTGAQYEKLVGSDD; translated from the coding sequence ATGAGCGCGTTGTCGGATGATTGGCGGGACGCCATCGACGAGGTCGATGCGGCGCTTATCGACGGCTACCAGAGCGGCTTTCCGGTCGAGCGACGGCCGTTCCGCGTCGTCGCCGCGGAGCTAGGTATCGACGAGGACGACGCCCTCGACCGCGTCCGCCGGCTCCGCGACGACGGCGTCTTCCGGCGGTTCGGGCCGGTGCTCAACCCGCCGGTCATCGGGAGTTCGACGCTCGCGGCCGTCTCCGCGCCCGAGGAACGCTTCGACGAGGTCGCGGAGATTATCAACGGCTACCGGCAGGTGAACCACAACTACCGCCGCGCCCACGACTGGAACATGTGGTTCGTCGTCACCGCCGGCTCCCGCGAGACGCGCGACCGCATCCTCGACGAAATCGAGGAGCGCACGGGCTGCGAGGTGCTGAACCTCCCGATGCTCACCGACTACTACATCGACCTCGAATTCCCCATCGTCAACGACGACCGCTTCGCCCGCGAGAGCCTCGGCGCGACCGACGTGAGCGCCACCCGCATCTCCGAGGACGCGACCGGCGACCTCTCGGACCTCGAAGCCCGCCTGCTCGTGGAGATTCAGGGCGGTTTCCCGCTTACGAAGACGCCCTACCGCGACGTGGCCGACGCCCTCGACGCCGCGGTCGACGACGTGCTCGTCGCCGTCGAGCGCCTGCTCGCGGACGGCTGTATCAAGCGCATCGGCTGCGTCGTCAACCACATCGTCACCGGCTTTCGGAACAACTGCATGGTCGTCTGGAACGTCCCCGACGACGAACTCGACGCCCGCGGCGAGGCCGTCGGCAGCCTCCCGTACGTCACGCTCTGTTACCACCGGCCGCGCCGCCCCGAGCAGGGCTGGGAGTACAACCTGTTTACCATGATTCACGGCCGGGACGCCGACGCCGTCGACGAGAAGATAGACGAACTCGCCGCCGACCACCTGCCGTTCGACCACGAGCGACTGTACTCGACGGCGAAACTCAAGCAGACCGGCGCGCAGTACGAGAAGCTCGTGGGTTCTGACGACTGA
- a CDS encoding universal stress protein, translated as MYDTILVPIDGSDSMQPVVEDAAELAAERDAAVSLLYVVDERAFLTLADERVDEVYEELRSQGEAALTEAAETMAEYGVDAATELRRGDPAEEILAFAEEIDAALISMGTHARFEDNILGSVSRSVVVQSKIPVLATPIERQ; from the coding sequence ATGTACGACACAATCCTCGTGCCGATAGACGGGAGCGACTCGATGCAGCCGGTCGTCGAAGACGCCGCGGAACTCGCCGCAGAGCGCGACGCCGCCGTCTCCCTGCTCTACGTCGTCGACGAACGAGCCTTCTTGACGCTCGCCGACGAGCGCGTCGACGAGGTGTACGAGGAACTCAGGTCGCAGGGCGAGGCCGCGCTCACCGAGGCCGCCGAGACGATGGCCGAGTACGGCGTCGACGCCGCCACCGAACTCCGCCGCGGCGACCCGGCCGAGGAGATTCTCGCGTTCGCCGAGGAGATAGACGCGGCGCTCATCTCGATGGGCACCCACGCCCGGTTCGAGGACAACATCCTCGGAAGCGTCTCGCGGTCGGTCGTCGTCCAGTCGAAGATACCCGTGCTCGCCACCCCCATCGAACGACAGTAA
- a CDS encoding succinylglutamate desuccinylase/aspartoacylase family protein, whose translation MHTAETVTLTRLPSGVPVQTTVHTYEPADGTDGPTLYVQAAQHGREINGTEVLRRLHGHLERAELSGRVVAVPVADPLTFDRVSYVTPEVLDSVNSNMNRVWPGDPDGSLHQRMAATLWEYISDADAIVDLHTGSPDMLTHTVYLRGDEESRDLARAFGVDILLAEAAGDEADDEWTERSFDGKLRVAATNAGIPSITPELAHNKQLVEPAIVAGVEGVLNVCRDMGILSGAVEPWDGRTYRNHLGRVQAAASGLFVAREDVELAREVRPGDHLGWVYDPTTYEVLQEVEAERAGLVYSIAREATVTAGETLVGIALPLDDGEGDGEEDDPFDEADGDLDI comes from the coding sequence ATGCACACCGCGGAGACCGTGACGCTCACTCGCCTACCCTCCGGCGTCCCGGTACAGACGACAGTTCACACCTACGAACCAGCCGACGGGACCGACGGTCCCACGCTCTACGTGCAGGCCGCCCAGCACGGCCGGGAAATCAACGGCACCGAAGTGCTCCGCCGACTCCACGGCCACCTCGAACGCGCAGAGCTCTCGGGCCGCGTCGTCGCCGTCCCCGTGGCCGACCCGCTGACGTTCGACCGCGTCTCCTACGTCACCCCCGAGGTGCTCGACTCCGTCAACTCCAACATGAACCGCGTCTGGCCGGGCGACCCCGACGGCTCGCTGCACCAGCGCATGGCCGCGACGCTCTGGGAGTACATCAGCGACGCCGACGCCATCGTCGACCTCCACACGGGGAGTCCGGACATGCTCACCCACACGGTCTACCTCCGGGGCGACGAGGAATCCCGCGACCTCGCGCGGGCGTTCGGCGTCGACATCCTCCTCGCGGAGGCCGCCGGCGACGAAGCCGACGACGAGTGGACCGAGCGGAGCTTCGACGGCAAACTCCGCGTCGCGGCCACGAACGCGGGCATCCCCTCCATCACGCCCGAACTCGCCCACAACAAACAGCTCGTCGAGCCGGCCATCGTCGCCGGCGTCGAGGGCGTCCTCAACGTCTGCCGCGACATGGGCATCCTCTCGGGCGCGGTCGAACCGTGGGACGGCCGCACCTATCGCAACCACCTCGGCCGCGTGCAGGCCGCCGCCTCGGGCCTGTTCGTCGCCCGCGAGGACGTCGAACTCGCCCGCGAGGTCCGCCCCGGCGACCACCTCGGCTGGGTGTACGACCCGACCACCTACGAGGTGCTCCAAGAGGTCGAAGCCGAGCGCGCGGGTCTCGTCTACTCTATCGCCCGCGAGGCGACCGTCACGGCCGGCGAGACGCTCGTCGGCATCGCGCTCCCGCTGGACGACGGCGAGGGCGACGGCGAGGAAGACGACCCCTTCGACGAGGCCGACGGCGACCTCGACATCTAG
- a CDS encoding NAD(P)/FAD-dependent oxidoreductase, which translates to MTRDVCIVGAGAAGAGAAYALREANANVTILEKSRGVCGRAATRRRHGCRYDHGANYVKDYDRRTERLVRGLGTEGLVDIEEPVWTFDGDGVVSEGDDRDQHKWTWTEGITQLAKRLLAETDATVERETRVAAIDHNPDSGYWSVVDEAGTRHGPFDSVLLTPPAPQTAGILTEMGWGDQCMVALREAIGSVEHRTIRTVVLHYPFEREEPWYALVNTDKTHPVGWVAREECKEGHVPDGESLLVVQPSPEWSEAHYDDPLSDAADEVAGMVAGLLGDERLRDPDWVDDQGWRYALPDGVADREILRRGESHGLYFAGDWTVGEGRVHAALWSGVDAGERIAEQ; encoded by the coding sequence ATGACTCGCGACGTGTGCATCGTCGGAGCCGGGGCCGCTGGGGCTGGCGCGGCCTACGCGCTCCGCGAGGCGAACGCGAACGTCACGATTCTCGAGAAGAGCCGCGGGGTGTGCGGGCGCGCCGCGACGCGCCGCCGACACGGCTGTCGGTACGACCACGGCGCGAACTACGTGAAAGACTACGACCGCCGCACCGAACGGCTCGTCCGCGGACTGGGAACAGAGGGGCTGGTCGACATCGAAGAGCCGGTCTGGACGTTCGACGGCGACGGCGTCGTCTCCGAGGGCGACGACCGCGACCAACACAAGTGGACGTGGACCGAGGGCATCACCCAACTGGCGAAGCGCCTGCTCGCGGAGACCGACGCGACCGTCGAGCGGGAGACGCGCGTCGCCGCAATCGACCACAACCCCGACAGCGGCTACTGGTCCGTCGTCGACGAGGCGGGGACGCGCCACGGCCCGTTCGACTCGGTGCTCCTGACGCCGCCGGCCCCGCAGACGGCCGGGATTCTCACCGAGATGGGCTGGGGCGACCAGTGCATGGTCGCGCTCCGCGAGGCCATCGGGAGCGTCGAGCACCGGACGATTCGAACCGTCGTCCTCCACTACCCCTTCGAGCGCGAGGAGCCGTGGTACGCGCTCGTCAACACCGACAAGACCCACCCGGTCGGCTGGGTCGCCCGCGAGGAGTGCAAGGAGGGCCACGTCCCCGACGGCGAGAGCCTGCTCGTCGTCCAACCGAGCCCCGAGTGGTCCGAGGCGCACTACGACGACCCGCTCTCTGACGCGGCCGACGAGGTCGCGGGGATGGTCGCTGGACTCCTCGGCGACGAGCGCCTGCGCGACCCCGACTGGGTGGACGACCAGGGCTGGCGGTACGCGCTGCCCGACGGCGTCGCCGACCGCGAGATACTCCGCCGCGGGGAGTCTCACGGCCTCTACTTCGCTGGCGACTGGACGGTCGGTGAGGGCCGGGTCCACGCCGCGCTCTGGAGCGGCGTCGACGCGGGCGAGCGAATCGCCGAGCAGTAG
- a CDS encoding anthranilate phosphoribosyltransferase, whose translation MAVVESEFGEWPLKRLMTEVVGTGTKSAEDMTREQASEAMRRILAGEPDHTTLGAFWLANRWKHNNAEELAAYADVMAEHVEYAEPDADPVDCGANYDGKGTTAILGVAAGVVAAAAGTPVVVHSGDRVPTQKQDAYKHVLDELGVRTELDPEESADMVDDTGFGFYYQPRFNPAIHALWERRDNMGVRTFVNTIETIANPANASVHLGSFYHLAFAKKMVNTFEASEHHDLDRVLMFQGMEGYDDIRPGYTKVAEWTTGDDGETTFDDFDIETAEYGMDFEYDDLGVDEDDVAGDSAEITEAVLAGEREDRFADAVALNAALRIYAREDAETIDEGLEMARETIASGDAEAVLEDLRDF comes from the coding sequence ATGGCAGTAGTCGAAAGCGAGTTCGGGGAATGGCCGCTGAAGCGTCTGATGACGGAAGTCGTCGGCACGGGCACGAAGTCCGCCGAGGACATGACCCGCGAGCAGGCGTCCGAGGCGATGCGCCGCATCCTCGCCGGCGAACCGGACCACACGACGCTCGGCGCGTTCTGGCTCGCCAACCGCTGGAAGCACAACAACGCCGAGGAACTCGCCGCCTACGCCGACGTGATGGCCGAGCACGTCGAGTACGCCGAACCCGACGCCGACCCCGTCGACTGCGGCGCGAACTACGACGGCAAGGGCACGACCGCCATCCTCGGCGTCGCCGCCGGCGTCGTCGCCGCCGCGGCCGGCACGCCCGTCGTCGTCCACTCCGGCGACCGCGTCCCGACCCAGAAGCAGGACGCCTACAAGCACGTCCTCGACGAACTCGGCGTCCGCACGGAACTCGACCCCGAGGAGTCCGCCGACATGGTCGACGACACCGGCTTCGGCTTCTACTACCAGCCGCGGTTCAACCCCGCCATCCACGCGCTCTGGGAGCGCCGCGACAACATGGGCGTTCGGACGTTCGTCAACACCATCGAGACCATCGCCAACCCCGCGAACGCCTCGGTTCACCTCGGGTCGTTCTACCACCTCGCGTTCGCCAAGAAGATGGTCAACACCTTCGAGGCGAGCGAGCACCACGACCTCGACCGCGTGCTCATGTTCCAGGGCATGGAGGGCTACGACGACATCCGCCCCGGCTACACGAAGGTCGCCGAGTGGACCACCGGCGACGACGGCGAGACCACCTTCGACGACTTCGACATCGAGACCGCCGAGTACGGCATGGACTTCGAGTACGACGACCTCGGCGTCGACGAGGACGACGTGGCCGGCGACTCCGCCGAAATCACCGAAGCCGTGCTCGCCGGCGAGCGCGAGGACCGCTTCGCCGACGCCGTCGCCCTCAACGCGGCGCTCCGCATCTACGCCCGCGAGGACGCGGAAACCATCGACGAGGGGCTGGAGATGGCCCGCGAGACCATCGCCTCCGGCGACGCGGAAGCCGTGCTCGAAGACCTGCGCGACTTCTGA